The following DNA comes from Winogradskyella sp. PG-2.
TATTCTTTTTACCAGTAGGTATAAAAACAACGTAGTTAATCCTGTTTCTCCTTTTGAATTTGGATAGGACCCCAAATAAATCCTAAGACCATCCATCGTATAACCAAGTTCACCTGCTTGATTCTCTGCATAATTAATATAATTCTGTATATCCTCAATCGACCACCAAGATGATCTATTATCACCACGAGTGGTGGACTTACGAAATAATGAATCATTAATTATTTTATGTTTCAAATTATAGGCCTGATCTAAAGTCTTGGCTTCTTTTGGTGTTATAATACCTTAAGGAATAGATACTTCTTCCATAATCATTTCTTCATTTTCTTGAGAACAATAGAAATACATGACTAATGCACCAAAAATAACACCAACAATTAGCAGTACTGAATTTTTTATAATTAAATTAATTTACTTTAATTAGGCTATAATATTTTCATATCATAGCCATTAAAAAAACAAGTTATACCTACTGTGGATAATTAGCTCCTGGTGGTCTCCCTTCAGATCCAATATTTAAGCCATTTGCACCTTGTATGTCATGACTATTATCCCCTTCAGCATCCCCGATCTTATTACTTGAAGTAGGGACTAAAAAAGAAGTAGAATAACCAGCTTGACCATTTTGTGTTGGATAAGCACCACAATATATTCTAACACCATCCATTTCGTAACCTAGATCTTTAGCCTGTGCTTCGGCTAAATCCAGAAAAGTTCTTAAATCATCCAAAGAATACCATGACGACCTATTATCTGGTCTATTAGTAATCTTACTGCTGATAAGTTCACATCTTTCAGTAAATGCATTGTTTAGTTCTTTCGCCTGATCTGGCGAAATTAAGCCTTTAGGATTGCTCATTTTTAGTTAATTTAATAATTAGTATTTAGTTTACTAATTAAGGGTTATAAGAATAATATTTAAAATTAGAAAATTTTATTGCCGATTACAAATTTTATTACAAATTTTCTTACGAAACTAAACTTTTAGTCTGATTTTTAAGTTACTTCCTGTCGTTTTCTGACTTAAGATATTTATTGATTTCTCAGTTAATTGCAATACTCTAGGATAACCACCTGTAGTTTGACAATCTCTCATTAATACAATTAATTGCCCTGAAGGAGTTAACTGTAAAGTTCCTGGTAAAACTGGAGCCGTTAAAATTTGTTCCAAGTTATTTTCAATAATCGGTTCTAATTGATAAGCCATTCTACTATTAAGTTTAGAGACCTTAAAAGTTATTTCTAAAAGTTGTTTTTGTTTATCATCTGCCAATTTATTGAATTCAGGGCCTTTATATACTTCTAATGTAGAAAGCTCAATTATTTCGTTAATACATTTAATGGTAGCATTGGCACTTTGATTATTAACATCATAACTCTCATATTCTATGATATCACCGCCTTGAATTCTATTATCAATAGTAATCGCTTTATACATACTTCTACTTCCTAAAACTAATGGACTTTGAAAACCATCTTTAACGGCTAAATAGGCTCTAAAACCTGTCTTTAATCTTCCAAAGCTTAATATGTCATTAGCTTTTATTGAAATGCATAAATTCATTTCTACATCAACGTTGTTAAGTTGCGGTTGAATGTTCGCGCCAGAGATCGCAATTATTGTTGGTTTCAAAAATTGCAAGCTAGGACCAGTCATTGTAATCTCTATAACAGCTGCCTCTTTAGAGTTACCAATGATCGCATTAGCAAACTGACTAGAATATGAATCCATTACACCAGAAACCGGAACACCATAATTACGCTGTCCAAAACGGCCTTTATCTTGAATACTTGTATAAAATCCAGATTTTAAAACCTTAAGCATCTATTTTTATTGACTTTAATTGATATTCTGATTGCATGATATCTAATTGGATATGCTTATACCCCGTGTTTGAAATGGGTACAAACTTAACTTTATCGCCTGCTTTAATATTGCAAGGTGGATTTTGATTTGAATTAAATAATTTTATTGGGGAATTTCCAATAATATGCCAGCCACCAGGACTATCTTGTGGATAGATCCCAGTTTGCTGTCCACCTATAGCAACTGAACCTTCCTTCACATTAAGTTTTGGTGCAGTTTTACGGTCTAAAAATAGATTAGAATTTAATCCACCTAAGTATAAAAAGCCAGGTAAAAAACCAATAAAATAAACAGTATAAATTGCTTCTGAATGCAATTGTATAATTTCTGAAATAGACAGTTTTTTAAGATTAGAAAAATGCTCTAAATCTACTCCGAATTCATCGTCATAACAAACAGGTACTTCCCAAATATGAGGTTTTGATTCAGAGTAGTTAGTTTTATCTAAAAATAGGCTTTTTAACATTTCAAACTCACTAGTGGCATCATTAATATTGAAATCATAAATAATTAATATTGAATTATATGTGTTAATTACTTCAACTTTTTGTTTAGAGTATTTTTTATGAATAGCATTTTTAAAATTTAAAATGTTTTTTAGCATTTTTTCATCAATAATCACTGGCCATTCTATTAAAATAGAGTACTCATTTAATTGCGAATATTGAAGTTTAAACTCCATAATTTATTATTGAATTTTAATTCTATTTTTCGGTAATTCTAGGTTCAAATACTTTAAAATATCTACTGCGCTTTTTGCGTCTCCATGCACACATAAAGTTTCTATTTTTAGAGGCACTTCTACTCCACTTATAGCTTTGACTTTTTGATATCTTATTATTCTTAAAACATGATTCAAAATCACTTCATTATCATTTAGTACTGCATTGCGATTTTTTCGAGACACTAAGGATAAGTCTTCATTATAATTTCTATCAGCAAAACCTTCATAAACAACCTCTATATTTTCAGCAATTGCCAATTTGGTGATTACAGAATTAAATGGCGCATAAAGTTTAATAGGAAAAGACAAACTTTTTATAAGCTCAATCACAA
Coding sequences within:
- a CDS encoding biotin-dependent carboxyltransferase family protein — its product is MLKVLKSGFYTSIQDKGRFGQRNYGVPVSGVMDSYSSQFANAIIGNSKEAAVIEITMTGPSLQFLKPTIIAISGANIQPQLNNVDVEMNLCISIKANDILSFGRLKTGFRAYLAVKDGFQSPLVLGSRSMYKAITIDNRIQGGDIIEYESYDVNNQSANATIKCINEIIELSTLEVYKGPEFNKLADDKQKQLLEITFKVSKLNSRMAYQLEPIIENNLEQILTAPVLPGTLQLTPSGQLIVLMRDCQTTGGYPRVLQLTEKSINILSQKTTGSNLKIRLKV
- the pxpB gene encoding 5-oxoprolinase subunit PxpB translates to MEFKLQYSQLNEYSILIEWPVIIDEKMLKNILNFKNAIHKKYSKQKVEVINTYNSILIIYDFNINDATSEFEMLKSLFLDKTNYSESKPHIWEVPVCYDDEFGVDLEHFSNLKKLSISEIIQLHSEAIYTVYFIGFLPGFLYLGGLNSNLFLDRKTAPKLNVKEGSVAIGGQQTGIYPQDSPGGWHIIGNSPIKLFNSNQNPPCNIKAGDKVKFVPISNTGYKHIQLDIMQSEYQLKSIKIDA